One Lutra lutra chromosome 7, mLutLut1.2, whole genome shotgun sequence DNA window includes the following coding sequences:
- the LTK gene encoding LOW QUALITY PROTEIN: leukocyte tyrosine kinase receptor (The sequence of the model RefSeq protein was modified relative to this genomic sequence to represent the inferred CDS: inserted 1 base in 1 codon; deleted 2 bases in 1 codon; substituted 6 bases at 6 genomic stop codons), which translates to MVTVGTTEPQKGMQVWRAARGPKGEGHGLRARFRRISAYGAAGAEGAANHLSRAHRVFVSAFFSLGRGEPLYILAGQQGEDACPGGSPESQLVSLGESRVAEEHAATEGAAGVSGSRRWTRGGGDGGGGGVRAGLGVAAGGGGRAHLRRRDRGRLQASPETLENRSVAPGSSEKGGAADGGGGWTLRAPFPQTGRSLQEGVECGRDCAEAWGTLRGAALRGSGGGGGACTVGAVVGGYPGSDASESDILWVDGEDGVSLIHPCSEPYLXPLAVMESHGEVEIXSHLRSGHCLLKDCQWQAGLWLAKCMCPGGTELAADTXGCLDLATLPGPLVLLVTVIVTSTLSLLMVCGVLIPGQLLFTLGSGMCTPTQQVQLSEHCALLRLRLWTAPHLILLQLMSGEDVRSVLRNSQPHLGQPLPLAMRDLLHLAQDRAPVCHYLEENHFIHTLGVILTHRDVATRSXLLNCTGPSXVAKIGDLGLERDIYRCGVWGGGEGCWLPGRWMPXEAFLEGIFTSKTDSWCLGVLLWKVSLGYMPXPGCTYPDVLYFVAGGGRMGPPRGLQGLYHIMTQGWQHQSELHPSFAGISKHLRHRIQDPDVPNSPLPMELGPILEQEGTSGLESRSLEGLRAPHA; encoded by the exons ATGGTGACAGTGGGTACCACCGAGCCTCAGAAAGGCATGCAGGTGTG GCGAGCAGCGCGAGGACCGAAGGGCGAGGGCCACGGACTCCGCGCCCGCTTCCGTAGGATCTCAGCTTACGGAGCTGCGGGGGCCGAAGGCGCGGCGAACCACCTGTCGCGGGCGCACCGCGTCTtcgtctctgccttcttctcccttgGTCGCGGGGAGCCGCTTTACATCCTagctgggcagcagggagaggacgCCTGTCCCGGA GGGAGCCCGGAGAGCCAGCTCGTCAGCCTCGGAGAGTCTCGGGTCGCTGAGGAGCACGCGGCGACGGAGGGGGCCGCAGGGGTCTCGGGGTCACGGCGCTGGACGCGAGGCGGCGGGGATGGCGGGGGTGGCGGGGTACGTGCTGGCCTGGGCGTG GCGGCCGGAGGAGGCGGGCGGGCCCACCTGCGGCGCCGGGACCGAGGCCGGCTTCAGGCCTCACCTGAGACACTGGAGAACCGCTCGGTGGCGCCCGGGAGCAGCGAGAAAGGCGGCGCCGCAG ACGGAGGGGGTGGCTGGACGTTGCGG GCCCCTTTTCCGCAGACAGGCCGCTCCTTGCAGGAGGGGGTGGAATGCGGCCGGGACTGCGCGGAGGCCTGGGGCACGCTGCGCGGGGCCGCACTCCGGGGCTCCGGGGGCGGTGGCGGGGCCTGTACTGTGGGTGCAGTAGTTGGCGGCTACCCAG GGAGTGATGCCTCAGAGAGTGATATCCTCTGGGTTGATGGAGAAGATGGGGTATCCCTCATACACCCCTGCAGTGAACCCTACCTATAGCCTCTGGCAG TCATGGAGAGCCATGGAGAAGTGGAGATCTGATCGCACCTCAGGTCTGGTCATTGCCTTTTGAAAGACTGCCAATGGCAGGCAGGGCTCTGGTTAGCCAAATGCATGTGCCCAGGGGGCACGGAGCTAGCTGCAGATACCT agggatgcctgg ACCTGGCCACTCTACCAGGCCCTCTGGTTCTGTTGGTGACTGTCATTGTGACCTCTACACTAAGCCTCCTTATGGTGTGTGGGGTCCTGATTCCAG GACAGCTGCTCTTCACCCTGGG CTCGGGTATGTGCACCCCCACCCAGCAAGTTCAGCTGTCAGAACACTGTGCGCTGTTGCGGCTTCGCCTCTGGACTGCCCCTCACCTAATTCTGCTCCAGTTGATGTCTGGAGAGGATGTAAGGAGTGTCCTGAGGAACAGCCAGCCACACTTG GGCCAGCCATTACCTCTGGCCATGCGTGACCTGCTCCATCTGGCCCAAGACAGAGCCCCGGTCTGCCACTACCTGGAAGAAAATCACTTCATCCATACTTTGGGAGTGATCCTGACTCACAGG GATGTTGCCACCAGGAGCTGACTGCTGAACTGTACTGGGCCCAGCTGAGTGGCCAAGATTGGAGACTTAGGGTTGGAAAGAGATATCTACAGGTGTGGggtctggggaggtggggaaggctgCT GGCTGCCAGGCAGGTGGATGC TAGAGGCCTTCTTGGAGGGCATCTTCACATCCAAGACAGACTCCTGGTG TTTGGGGGTGCTGCTCTGGAAAGTCTCATTAGGCTACATGCCCTAGCCTGGGTGCACCTACCCGGACGTGCTGTACTTCGTTGCTGGAGGTGGACGGATGGGCCCTCCCCGGGGCCTCCAGGGCCT gtACCATATCATGACCCAGGGTTGGCAGCACCAGTCTGAACTCCACCCCAGTTTTGCTGGCATCTCGAAGCATCTCAGACACCGTATTCAG GACCCTGATGTGCCGAATTCACCCCTGCCAATGGAGCTGGGGCCCATCCTGGAGCAGGAAGGGACTTCTGGGCTGGAGAGCAGGTCTTTGGAGGGCCTAAGAGCCCCACACGCCTAG
- the ITPKA gene encoding inositol-trisphosphate 3-kinase A — protein sequence MTLPGGPTSMARPGGAGPCSPGLERAPRRSVGELRLLFEARCAAVAAAAAAGEPRARGAKRRGGQVPNGLPRAPPAPVIPQLTVTAEEPDVPPASPGPPEPAGVWLPAGDSSHLQQPRRLSTSSLSSTGSSSLPEDSEDDLLSDSESRSRGNVQLEASEDVGQKSHWQKIRTMVNLPVMSPFKRRYAWVQLAGHTGSFKAAGTSGLILKRSSEPERYCLARLMADALRGCVPAFHGVVERDGESYLQLQDLLDGFDGPCVLDCKMGVRTYLEEELTKARERPKLRKDMYKKMLAVDPAAPTEEEHAQRAVTKPRYMQWREGISSSTTLGFRIEGIKKADGSCSTDFKTTRSREQVIRVFEEFVQGDAEVLRRYLNRLQQIRDTLEVSEFFRRHEVIGSSLLFVHDHCHRAGVWLIDFGKTTPLPDGQTLDHRRPWEEGNREDGYLLGLDNLISILASLAER from the exons ATGACCCTGCCCGGGGGCCCGACGAGCATGGCGCGGCCGGGAGGCGCGGGGCCCTGCAGCCCGGGGCTGGAGCGGGCCCCGCGCCGGAGTGTCGGGGAGCTGCGCCTGCTCTTCGAGGCGCGCTGCGCGGCGgtcgctgccgccgccgccgcagggGAGCCCCGGGCCCGCGGGGCCAAGAGGCGTGGGGGACAGGTCCCTAACGGGCTTCCGCGGGCTCCCCCTGCCCCGGTGATCCCGCAGCTGACTGTGACAGCTGAGGAGCCGGACGTGCCCCCGGCCAGCCCCGGGCCGCCGGAGCCGGCGGGTGTCTGGCTCCCGGCCGGGGACTCCTCGCACCTGCAGCAGCCGCGCCGCCTCTCCACCTCGTCGCTCTCCTCCACTGGCTCCTCGTCGCTGCCCGAGGACTCAGAGGACGATCTGCTGAGCGACAGCGAGAGCCGAAGCCGCGGCAACGTGCAGCTGGAAGCCAGCGAGGACGTGGGTCAG AAAAGCCACTGGCAGAAGATCCGGACCATGGTGAATCTGCCCGTCATGAGCCCTTTCAAGAGGCGCTACGCCTGGGTGCAGCTGGCTGGGCACACGG GGAGTTTCAAGGCGGCTGGCACCAGCGGGCTGATCCTGAAGCGCAGCTCGGAGCCGGAGCGCTACTGCCTGGCGCGGCTCATGGCGGACGCGCTGCGCGGCTGTGTGCCCGCCTTCCACGGCGTGGTGGAGCGCGATGGCGAGAGCTACTTGCAGTTGCAGGACCTGCTCGACGGCTTCGATGGACCCTGCGTCCTGGACTGCAAGATGGGCGTCAG GACTTACCTGGAAGAGGAGCTGACCAAAGCCCGCGAGCGGCCCAAGCTGCGGAAAGACATGTACAAGAAGATGCTGGCGGTAGACCCCGCGGCTCCAACCGAGGAGGAGCACGCGCAGCGAGCGGTCACCAAGCCACGCTACATGCAGTGGCGAGAAGGCATCAGCTCCAGCACCACGCTTGGCTTCCGCATCGAAGGCATCAAG AAAGCCGACGGCTCCTGCAGCACTGACTTTAAGACCACGCGAAGCCGGGAACAGGTGATTCGCGTCTTCGAGGAGTTTGTGCAAGGGGACGCGGAAGTGCTG AGGAGGTATCTGAACCGCCTGCAGCAGATTCGTGACACCCTGGAGGTCTCTGAGTTCTTTAGGAGGCACGAG GTGATCGGCAGCTCGCTACTCTTCGTGCACGATCACTGCCATCGAGCGGGTGTGTGGCTCATCGACTTCGGCAAGACCACGCCCCTCCCCGATGGCCAGACCCTGGACCACCGGCGGCCCTGGGAGGAGGGCAACCGCGAGGACGGCTATTTGCTGGGGCTGGACAATCTCATTAGCATCCTGGCCAGTCTGGCAGAGAGATGA